In Nitrospiraceae bacterium, the genomic window GTGCCGCCGCCGATCATCGTCGTAATGCCGGCAGAGAGGGCTTCCCAATATTGCTGAGGACAGATGAAGTGGATGTGGGTCTCCACACCGCCCGCCGTTACGATACAACCTTCCGCAGAAATAGCTTCAGTTCCCGGCCCAACTTCCATCCCCTTCGTCACGTTCGGCATGAGATCGGGATTCCCGGCTTTGCCAATCCCGATGATACGCCCGTCCTTGATCCCGATATCCGCCTTGACGATCCCCCAATAATCGAGAATGACCGCGTTCGTGATGACCGTATCGAGCGCGCCGCTCGCGCTGGTGGCTCGAGAAGACTGTCCCATCCCGTCGCGCAGAACCTTACCACCGCCGAAGACGGCTTCGTCTCCGTACGATGTGAAGTCTTTTTCGATTTCGATGAGCAGCTCGGTGTCGGCAAGTCGGACACGGTCGCCCACGGTGGGGCCGAAGAGATCCGCGTATTGTTTGCGTGGGATCTTCATGAATTCCTCCTAACGAAGGCCACGGGTAATGTTAAGGCTGAGGCGAATTCGCAGTGCTTGTTTTCCTCGACCTTATTCTCAGCCTCAACCTTTGCTAACAAAACCTTGCTCGGCCGCCCGCGCCAGCGCTTTGGCCTTCACCTGTGCATCATCCAATGAGCCATCGGTCAACCCGTTGATCCCGTGGGCAACCCGCTTACCGGCCAGTGCGACGACCGTCACCCGTTTTTCCTCCCCTGGCTCGAACCGCACTGCCGTACCGGCGGGAATGCAGAGGCGGAATCCGAAGGCCTGCTCGCGATCGAATT contains:
- the ureC gene encoding urease subunit alpha (ureases catalyze the hydrolysis of urea into ammonia and carbon dioxide; in Helicobacter pylori the ammonia released plays a key role in bacterial survival by neutralizing acids when colonizing the gastric mucosa; the holoenzyme is composed of 3 ureC (alpha) and 3 ureAB (gamma/beta) subunits), with the protein product MKIPRKQYADLFGPTVGDRVRLADTELLIEIEKDFTSYGDEAVFGGGKVLRDGMGQSSRATSASGALDTVITNAVILDYWGIVKADIGIKDGRIIGIGKAGNPDLMPNVTKGMEVGPGTEAISAEGCIVTAGGVETHIHFICPQQYWEALSAGITTMIGGGT